From Quercus robur chromosome 8, dhQueRobu3.1, whole genome shotgun sequence:
TTACCTACCACTAACAATCTACGTACATTAGCAAGTgtcaattttttgtgtttatagatTTTCTCTTTAGTGAATGGTCACTTAGGTATTATGGTGGCAATACTTGAAAATAAATCCATGGActgactttttttattattattttttaacaaatgagGGTGATAAAATGTGTTCTTATGACCTAGGGTTGTTGTTTGATGGATAGGGAATTATATTGGAAATAGCAATGTATATTACAGATCATTTACACACAAATTAGTTACatgtaaaaatttttaaaattgaaattgtgaCTTGAAGTATTTCCACGATAACGATATTACACACAACTTTGTGTGTAATAGCCTCTACACACTAGTCATTTCTCTATAATTATCTAGGGTCGGGggttggtttttaaaaaattgggaaCATACTCATTTATGATTTAACTTTGGCTATTTAGAAAACAAGAGAGAAAGGTAAATGGTCCATTATCTTCACACTCAATCATTTTACTTAAGTTTGTTTTATAATCATTTTCAACCAACCCCACTAGTTGGTCTCTAATTTAACTATTAAATTGTATATTCTTTACGcccttaatacacatatcaatttttgtgttaatcgaatattatttactatatgatctataagcttatattttatgcataattttaaactacaaaaacttacaatttaaacaatttattgataacatggctattaatctttaattttctagaaaatttacaagcatggaagatataagaagaagaaaatataatcaaatggtgaatttgtcaaaattcaccttcaataaaaatatattgagtatgATTGTAGCCTTAcgttataaccaattttgtaactaaactttttccttctcattctATAGACTATTCATCGATGAATCCTAGTGCACCTGATCTTCAAACCCATCAAAATCTCTGCCAGCTGTTCACTCCTCCATTTCAATTGACGTGCAAGAAACTATAAACATTGTTGGTTAAAAAGGATTTGGATTACTATGCAGTAGATTATTCAAAGAAGCTTGCTGACATTGAAAGAGATTGAAGCAAGGCCGGTTCACTGGTTCAACGAATTCTTTTCAAACTCAGGTAGCCCGATGTAGGAGCATTAGCAGTACTGATAAAACGTCTAGCAACACCAAGTCCAGGCTGAAGTCTAAAAAATTCATGGGAAAATCAAAATCTCTTAGCTATTCAAGTGGCTTAGGTTAAAACTCTTCATAGCTCTAAAATAAACAAGTTTCAAGGCTTAGGAAATTGGaggatatatatttttaggctTATTTATCATCTTTAGTTTTCCTAAGAATTATTTCTATAACTTTGGGATATTCTATCAACATGCTATGTAGGATAACAGATTATCTTTTATGAATTATGTTTCAATTTTGGGACAAAATTGGCCTCTGCCCCTTTCAggcaaaataaatagcattctacccatttttcaaactaattagggaaatgcccctcttttgaaactcgactttctcaaaatcgagttttaaaaaaaaaaattatggagccctatagtggcgttttaaggagcctatagtgacattttaatgacctatagtggcgttttgtaactcgattttcatgaagtcgagttacatgcaattttttttacctataactcgatttcatggagctTGAGTtaaaaaacaccactataggttcttaaaaacgtcactataggacttaatttgattttgagaaaatcgattttcaaaagagaagcatttctctaattaatttggaaaaatggatagaatgctatttattttgcccgaaaagggcagaagccaaTTTTGTCCTTCAATTTTGAGTTGTTTTCACTTTTGCTTATTCTAATCTCAACTGTTAATCTGTCATCATCGAAAGTGAATTGAGTGATATATATCTTGCCCCATTTTTGTCACAACCCATGAACGTTGGGCTATTGCACTCGCAGATACCCTTCTGTCATCACTCATCAGAGACCACAATTTTATTCTTCAGCATTAATTGTAAACCATACGCTTTGAGAGTCAATACAACTTCCCCACCACCAAAGAAATATTGCTTTTTGAAAGCCCATATTATTTGATTGGCTCCAAACTTGTGACAGACACAACGTCCTGAACAATAATTGTTCGATTAGGAAGAGAATTAAGGGTAACACATTAAGCGGCGTTCTTTAAATGTGGTTAGACTAGTTGTCCCCCACGGAATAGATAAATTACAGTTGTGTAGATGGCTACTATGAGTATATCAACCTGTCCTGATTGGCTGATACCAAACCACGCAGCCACGCGTTGAGCACTGAGCGAACTATTCCTTCGCCTATTACTAAAGAATACTGTACGTGTGCACATCACAAATAGTGGCATACGCCTATTTTTGGAGGGGTTTCTTCTCTTGGAGAATCCCCTAAAATGGAAACAAAATGTTCATCTCTGACAAGAACCAGAATCTGTCTCTCTCTATGAGTAAAGAAAAAAGGTAATCTGATTAACTACTTACTGGTAGGCTTGTTCACAGGTCGGTTTGgatcgggtttgtgcccaactcGGAACCAACCCAACTAGATTGGGTGGTCAATATTTCAACCTGCCACTGACCGGAGTGGTTGATCGGATCGGGCAGGTCGGAGCTTCCACGGATGTCGGGCGAATCAGTCGAAGTTGATTACCTGGAAAATGGCGAGATTCCGACCAAGAAAAGATGAAAATGGTAGAAATCCggcaagaaaattttgaaaaatggcAAAAATCCGACCAGATCTTGCCAGATCCGATGAGATCTCGGCCATTTTTGGCCAGATCTTGGCTAGATTTAGCGAAATCTCGCTGAATCTAGCCTaaatcttcccaaaaaaaatcccaaaatacACCGGATCTACACTTTATcaccagaaaaataaaagggttgGTCGGATCGGGTCTCTCGAATTTGAGAGGAGAAGATTCGATATCCAACCGACTCAGCTCAGATTTTGGAGAATGAAATCCGTTGCCAACCGTAGGAGCAGTCAGTTTGGTCGATGGGTTCGGTGGCAGCGAGTGGGTCAGTTCCAACAAGTCCTTGGACAACCCTACTTACTGGAGTTCTTAAATGTGGATTAGCTTTTGGAAAtgtcaaaaaatcattttcatcGACTACTagtcaattcaaaaaaaaaaaaaaaaaatctcacataaAGATTAAGGTTGAGTTTGGATTGCATTGAAAAATGAAAGTTGGAgcgtttgttctttttttttgtgggtctcATGTACACGCAACTGTTAGGTTAAAACTaggtctcacggcactattcacacatttaaaaattattttgctacagtgttttcagttatcagcaataagcgatatccaaacagactctaagTATATGTTTGGATTGCACTAAAAATAGGGGGCTTGTGCGTTTgcctttttttgtgtgggtccCGTGCATAGTGCACGAGACCTGCAAGTACggatttcaacaaatttttatttaaaactaggtcacacggcactattcacacatttaaaaattattttactacaatatttttagttttcagttttcagtaataagcgatatccaaacagaccctaaggcTTGAGACCAAAAGCCCAACTCTTTTGTCACACTCATAGGGGTCAACTATTGGGAGATTAGCTAATTTTGAATAATATGGTTTTTGTTTGGCAAGAAGGAGGTATCATTAGATTTCTCTTTTATTGTGGTAAATTactaattataaaaatagtataCCATGAGATCTCTCTTTTATTGTAGTAAATCACTAATTATGAAAATAGTTTTGACCGTATtaataaaactttttctttcttttacatataatttttaattaattctcTTCTATTGAGGTAAATCACTAATTGTGAAAATAGTTTTGACGGTAATAAtggaaatttttctttttttacatataatttttaattaattcatgAATTGCACAAGAATTCTACTAGTagactcttttttcttttttcataaatatgTTATATGTCGTTTTCTTCTTCCAGTAAGTTATAAAATTTAAGGATAATTACGTAAATTAACGTAAGTTATAATTGGTACTAAAAAtctttagactttttttttatttcttaaatatgtcgttttctttttctagtaAGTTATAAAATTTAAGGATAATTACGTAAGTTACAATTGATATTAAAAATCGTTAGACTTGTTTTATTTCATAACTATGTCATTTTCTTATACTAGtaagttaaaaaatttaggaaGCTTTTTGGAAATATACTactgtaagtttctttgaaAAACCTTCTCTCTTCTCCCCGTGTGTATGTTAAATATACTtcgtattctaaaaaaaaattataaaatttagggataattaTGTAGATTTACATAAGTTATAATTGGTATTTATGTAAGTattaaaaatctttttaattCATAAGTTGAAGAAAACTGCATAttcatgaaaagaaaataaaaagattacaaaatataacgaatatgatatatatatatatatatatatatattcctttttctttttctttacactaaaataaaaactattatacACATGAATTGGTTTATATATGCATAGAGGAAATAAGTCAATAACACCTTGGAAACCTCCGGTTGAATAGTTACTATAACATATAAAACACTACTTAATTAATCAAAAAGTTTAAACTTGTGGAttctagttagttcaactgataaagtctttgaaaattgaataagagatctatggttcaatccctgcctacactgaaaattgattagtgtcttggtctgatgataaagagctatcaggAGCGGAcactataagttgaaactctctttcaaacaaaaaaaaaaaaaaaagtttatgaatTTGAACCCAACTAAGTTATATTTGATGGTGTCACAAAAAACATCAACTCCTGAACTCGTCCATATGTATCGTCCAACGAAAGACAAGCTAGGACAAACCAAATAGGCTAAGTGATCTCCCAAGCATCCTGGCTAATCTCGTCCGTCTTTGGATGGATGAGATCCCGTGGGAATCTTACCCATCATCACCTAGACAGTGGGCGAGTCGTCCTAGATGGTCTCGTCCGTCTTTAGTAaaagatggacgagttcatcatGGAACGGGCCGTCCAACCTAAGTAACTTCCatagcggttatggaagttactcccaattctccggactcctcgacatcAGGAACGGTTATTAAACAAATAATCGTTCTACAAATACTATATAAGGATTCTTCGATGAAGGGTAAGGTATTcagacaattttatttaagaaaatacTCCTTCCTTACAGAGAGTTCCAAAGTcactaacttcatcatcggaggacttttggccggtccccaccggtctcctctgattCAGTGTTCTTGTTTTACAGGATATAGCCCAAAGATCATCATCGTTCGAGACTCGTCAACCTACTGATATCCAAGGAactatcagttggcgccgtctgtgggaagagatTGTTTTACAGTTTACTTCTCCGTGACAAAGGGTTGATGGTTCGGACTAGATTgagggctactagcccaggccatCAGGGAAGCAGCAACCCTCATCGCGATCGCCAGTCTGCACCGGTCATGCAGACATCATCTGTCCAACATGCGCAATCTATGGCGGACGCTatggcggagttgactcgcTAAAACCAAGAGTTAAGAATGGAGATTAATATGAGGAGGCAGACACGTGAAGAATGTGAAGAAGGAGGACAAACACAGAGTCATGGCGGTAGAGAGAATACCGAAATTGGAAGTCAGTTcagaggcaccacttcacgaaCAGTACCACACTtgaaggaagaaatggaccaaatgaagagagttatggaggaaatgaaagagaatatgAGGAAGGCGAATCTGATAGAAGATTTGGTTCACAAAATTGATTCCCCCTTTACAgcttccatcaacggtcaccctctaccatcaaagttcaagttgccttctctgGATTCGTATGATGGAACACGTGACCCATTTGATCACATAGCCACTTTCAAGACCACAATGCATCTTCAAGGGGTGCCTGACGAGATaatgtgtagagccttccctaccaccCTTAAGGGTACGGCGCGAGTTTGgttcagcaaaatacccccaaattcggtaagttcttttgaagagttgagcaagttgtttgttaacaatttcattaggGGACAAAGGCACAAGCGTTCCTCGTCCAGTTTGTTGACAATAGAGCAGGGGGAGAACGAGAGCCTTTTGTCATTCATCACCCGTTTCAACAAAGAAGCCCTGAGTGTGGACGAAGCAGATGATAAGCTCCTGTTGGTGGCCTTCCATAATGGAGTGAATTCGAATCTGTTTATACATAAACTCTATGAAAAAGAGCCCCAGTCCATGGCCGAACTCGTCCATTCagctcaaaattttatgaatgcagaagacgcGATCATTgctaagaaaaagaagaggtcTGAAAGAGTGGACGCAAATCCCAGTCGCCATCCCGAGCAAGGTCCTCATCCAAAGAAAGGACGGACGGAAGAAAGGAGAGACCGAGATAGTAAGAAGCCAGGCCCTTCAGCACGGAACCAACAATATACCCCTTTGAACGTCCCACTTGAGCaggtccttatgcaaatcaaggatgatccttccttgaaatggccagagaaaatgaagggagatcccaacaaGCGCAATAGGAACAAGTATTATCGCTTCCATAGGGATCATGGTCATGATACAGACGAGTGTTTCAATTTAAAGCAACGAATTGAAAATCTTataaggcaagggaagttgAGGAGTTTCCTTAGACGAGACCAAAGGGACGAGAAACAGAAAAGGAAGATGGAAGAATCATCACAACCACCACTCGGAGAAATAAGAGTCATTATAGGGGGAAGTTCAACTGGCCAGTCGTCCAAGAAAGCATACCTGAAGGTAGTACAGAGCGTCCAACTTTCTGGACGATCACCGAGAGCAAGGTCCACAGACGAGCAAGCAATCACCTTCACGGACGAGCAcccccatgatgatgctttcGTCATCTCCTTATTAATTGCTGACTACACAACTAGAAGAGTGCTTGTGGACAACGGAAGCTCGAcagacattttatattatctaGCTTTTCAGCAAATGAGATTAGGACGAGACCAGCTCCATCCAGTAAACTCCCCCCTAGTAGGCTTTGGTGGGATGAAGGTGCAACCAGTGGGTACTATTTCCTTATCCGTGGTAGTGGGGGCATACCCAcgacaaatcaccaaggatgtgaacttccttgtggtagattgtCCATCCTCCTACAACGCTATAATTGGAAgaccaactttgaatagttggaaaGTTGTTACCTCTACTTACCACTTATCAGTCAAGTTTCCAATAGAACACGGAGTAGGGCAGGTACAAGGGGACCAACTAGCAGCAAGAGAATGTTACCTAGCCATGTTGGCCATGGATGAACAAGTTCAAGCCATGAATGTTGAAGAAAAGAAGGTTGTAGCATAGCCTACAGAAGTATTGGAAGATATTTCCTTAGATGAAGATAACCTTGAGAGGTGTACCAGGATTGGAGCAGATCTAGAAGAGAAGATTAAAAAGGACCTCGTCcagttttttaagaaaaatattgatgtgtttgcGTGGAGTCATGAGGATATGTCGGAtatagaccctagtgtcattacccaccgtttgaatgtatgtccttcctccaagcctgtgcggcaaaagaagagggtgtttgcccctgagGGAGATGGTACTAGCAAAGACGAGGTTCAAAAGCTGATGGTGGCAAAGTTTATTCGAGAAGTGTACTACccggattggttggccaatgtggtaatggtcaaaaaggcaaatggcaagtggagaatgtgtgtagatttcactgacctaaacaaggcttgccccaatGATAGTTATCCGCTGCCACGCATTGACCAGTTAGTAGACTCAACTGCGGGCCACAAGTTGcttagcttcatggatgccttttCTAGATACAATCAAATAAGGATGGACGAGGCTGACCAAGAGAAGACATCCTTTGTCACCAGTCAAGGCTTATTCTGTTATAAGGTGATGTCATTTGGCTTAAAGAACGCAGAGGCAACATATCAGAGGTTGGTCAACCACATGTTTCGTCCGCAAATTGGGcggaatgtggaagtctatgtagatgacatgctggtgaagagtcAGGACGAGGGAAGGCATCTAGACGACCTGCAGGAGACATTTGACACACTGAGACAGTATCACATGAAGCTAAATCCTAGCAAATGTGCTTTTGGAGTATCAgcagggaaattccttggctttatggtctcccacaggggaattgaagcaaatcctgataaaattcaagcaatattgGACATGAAGCCACCGCAAAATACCAAGGAAATCCAATCCCTTACTAGACGAATTGCCGCacttaacaggtttgtctctaaagctattgacaaatgtttgccattttttaagattctcaaaaaaacatTCGAATGGACCGACGAGTGTCAGAGAACTTTCGAAGATTTGAAGGCATACCTTACCATGGCACCACTGCTGAGTCCATCAGTGGTGGGAGAGGAGTTATATTTATAGCTAGCGGTAACCCCGCATGCCGTGAACTCAGCATtgataagagaagaagataaagtgCAAAGACCTGTGTACTATACAAGCAAGGCATTGAGGGGAGCAGAAGGACGGTATCCACAAATGGAGAAATTAGCCTTCGCACTGATCACCGCTTCTAGGAAGCTgaggcattatttccaagcacatgtcattaatgtcaTGACAAATCATCCGCTCAAGAAGGCAATGAATAGACTGGAAGCTGCAGGACGATTAATCCAGTGGGCTGTAGAGCTCAGTGAGTTTGACATTAGgtatcaaccaaggcatgccataaaagctcaaACACTAACAGATTTCATTGCAGAGTTTATCCCAAGTCATGATGAGACAGAAGACAGTAAGAGATGGGTCGTCCACGTGGATGGTTCGTCTACACGGCATGCAGGTGGAATTGGTGTGGTCCTACAATCCCCAAAAGGAGATAAACTGAAATATAAAGTCCGTCTA
This genomic window contains:
- the LOC126696030 gene encoding uncharacterized protein LOC126696030; translation: MKGDPNKRNRNKYYRFHRDHGHDTDECFNLKQRIENLIRQGKLRSFLRRDQRDEKQKRKMEESSQPPLGEIRVIIGGSSTGQSSKKAYLKVVQSVQLSGRSPRARSTDEQAITFTDEHPHDDAFVISLLIADYTTRRVLVDNGSSTDILYYLAFQQMRLGRDQLHPVNSPLVGFGGMKVQPVGTISLSVVVGAYPRQITKDVNFLVVDCPSSYNAIIGRPTLNSWKVVTSTYHLSVKFPIEHGVGQVQGDQLAARECYLAMLAMDEQVQAMNVEEKKVVA